The Amycolatopsis umgeniensis DNA segment CCGAAATGAGCGAAAGCGTCAGGAAGCCGTGGGCGATCGGCGCTCCGAACGGGCCCTGGGCAGCCTTCTCGACGTCGACGTGGATCCACTGGTGGTCGTCGGTGGAATCGGCGAACAGGTTCACCCGTTCCTGGGTGAGCGTCAGCCATTCGCTGTAGCCGAAGTGCTCGCCGACGGCGTTCTCGAACTCCTGCAGGGAAGCGAATTCGCGCATGACTCAGTCCTTCGGTCCGCCGGCGACGTAGATGACCTGGCCGGAGATGAATCCGGCGCCCTCGCTCACCAGGAACGACGCGAGGTTGGCGATGTCGTCGGGTGTGCCGACGCGCTGGACCGGGATCTGCGACGCGGCCGCCGCCTTGAAGTCCTCGAACGACATGCCGATCCGCTCGGCTGTCGCCGCGGTCATGTCGGTGGCGATGAAGCCGGGGGCGATGGCGTTCGCGGTGACGTTGAACTTGCCCAGTTCGATCGCGAGGGTCTTGGTGAAGCCCTGCATGCCCGCCTTGGCCGCGGAGTAGTTGACCTGGCCGCGGTTGCCCAGCGCCGAGGTGCTGGACAGGTTGACGATGCGGCCCCACTTCTCCTGCGTCTGGTACTTCTGCACCTCGCGGGTCATCAGGAACGACCCCTTCAGGTGAACGCCCAGAACCGAGTCCCAGTCCTGTTCGGTCATCTTGAACAGCAGGTTGTCACGGGTGATACCGGCGTTGTTGATCAGCACGGTCGGCGCGCCGAGTTCCTCGGCCACCCGGGTCACCGCCGCCTCGACCTGCGCGGCGTCGTTGACGTCCAGCGCGACACCGACGGCCTTGCCGCCCTCGGCGACGATCGCCTCGGCTCCCTGCTTGACGCCCGCTTCGTCGAGGTCCAGCAGGCCGACGGCGAACCCGTCGGAAGCGAGGCGCTTGGCCACGGCCGAGCCGATGCCACGGCCGGCGCCGGTGACGATCGCTACGCGGGAGGGGTGTTCGGTCACGGGTCTGCTCCTCGTCGTCGAGTTGAAGTGAGTCGAGTCTGCCGTACTAAGCGGTTGGTCTGTAGAGATGCCGGGTGATTACCTCGCATGTGACGGTAATCACCACATGCCCGAACGGATATTCCGGGCGACCTGTTCGGTCCCGACGTATAGCGCTCCGACCTGCACTTCCGAAAGCCTCGGCGCACCGATACGAGTGCAAACGGAGGTGCCACATGCGCCGAAGAGCCCATGTCCTGGCCGGTCTGCTCCTGGTGACCGTGCTCGGGGTGACCAGCGCGCAAGTCGCGCAGGCCGCTCCCGGGCAGCCGCCGCCGGAGAACGCCGCGACGCCGGGTCCGCGCACCCTCACCCTGATCACCGGCGACCGGATCACCGTGCGGGAACGCCAGGGCGAGGCGCCCACGCTTTCGGTGCAGCCGGGTCCCGGCCGGGAACGGATGGGTTTCCAGCGCACCCAGGACAAGAACGGCTGGTCGGTCTTCCCCGCCGATGCCCTCCCGCTGGTGGCGAAAGGCGTCCTGGACGAGAGGCTCTTCCGCGTCGACCGGTTGCTCGCCGACGGCTACGACGACAGCGCGCGGCCGACCCTGCCCCTGATCGTGCAGCAGGACGGCGCGGTTTCCGGCGCGGGTGCGACCACCGTGCGGCGGCTGGACAGCGTCGGCGCGACCGCGTTCGCCCAGCCGAAGGACCGCGCGGGCGAGTTCTGGGCCACGTTGACCGGTCCCCGCGCGGCTTCGGTACGGAAGGTGTGGCTGGACCGCAAGGTCAAGGCGAACCTCGATCGCAGCGTGCCGCAGATCGGTGCGCCCGAGGCCTGGCGGAGCGGGTTCACCGGCAAGGACGTCAAGGTCGCGGTGCTGGACACCGGTATCGACGCCCACCACCCGGATCTGGCGGGGAAGGTGGTCGCGGCCAAGGACTTCTCGGGTGGCGAGGACCCCACCGACCGGCACGGCCACGGCACCCATGTCGCCTCGACGATCCTGGGCTCCGGCTCGGCTTCCGCCGGGCGGCTCAAGGGTGTCGCGCCCGACGCCGGGCTGCTCGCCGCGAAGGTGCTCGGAGACGACGGCAGCGGTGGCTGGTCGGAGATCATCAGCGGGATGGAGTGGGCCGTCGCCCAGGGTGCCAAGGTGATCAACCTGAGCCTCGGCGGTGACGACGATGAGGGTGTCGACCCCCTGGAGGCGGCGGTGAACCGCCTCACCAAGGACAACGGCGTGCTGTTCGTGATCGCCGCCGGCAACGACGGGGACCGCGGGGCGGGCACGGTGGGTTCGCCGGGCAGCGCCGACGAGGCCCTCACCGTCGGCGCGGTGGACCGGGCCGACGCGCTGGCGTCGTTCTCGGGCAAGGGGCCGCGGCGAGGGGACAACGCGGTCAAACCGGAGATCACCGCGCCGGGTGTGGGGATCGTCGCGGCGAAGGCCGGCGGTGATTACCAGCCGATGTCGGGTACCTCGATGGCGACACCGCATGTCGCGGGAGCGGCGGCGCTGCTCGTCCAGCAGCACCCCGACTGGCGTCCCGAGCAGATCAAGGCCGGGCTCACCGGCAGCGCGAAGCCTGCTGAAGGGTTGACCGTTTTCCAGCAGGGAGCGGGACGCACCGACGTCGCCAAGGCTGTCGAGCAGCGGGTGAACACCGACGTCACCACGGTGGCCTTCGGCACCGTCCCGGTGGACGACCCGAAGCCGCGGACCCGCGAGATCACCTACCGCAACAGCGGTGAGCAGCCCGTCGAACTCGATCTGCGGCTCGATGTCCGCGACGAGAACGGGAAACCGGCTGTCGACGGCCTTTTCACGGTGGACCGGCCGAAGGTCACGGTACCGGCGGGCGGGACCGCGACCGCGGCGATCACGGTGAACCCCGGGCAAAAGCCTCGCGCCGCCTATGGCGGAACTCTGCTCGCCACCTCCGCCGATGTCACGGTGCGCAGCCTGATCGGCGCGGACCTCCAGCGTGAGGTCTTTTCGGCCGACGTCAAGCTTTTCGACCGCAAGGGCGACAAGGCGAACGGCATCGTGTTCGTGACCAATTTGGACAGTGGCGAGGCGAAGGTACTGTCCGCGGAGGGTGGCGGCGGCCCGATCCGGCTGCCGCAGGGCCGGTACCTGTTCGTCTCGGAGATCTCCGAGACGACGGGGACGAGTCTGGTGACCGAGCCGGGTTTCGTGCTCGATCGCGACCGGGAAGTCGTGCTGGACGGGCGCCTGGCGAAACCGGTGACGGTGCGGACCGACCGCGAGGGCGCCAGTTCGAACGGCCAGATCATCGCCTTCTCCGAACGCGTCGCGGGCCGGGGGAGCGCGAGCTATTCGTGGTACCAGCCGAGGCTTTTCCACGACGAACAGTACGCCTACGTCGCCCCGACCCGGACCGTCGTGGCCGACTTCGACTTCCTCGTCACGACCATGCTGAGCAAGCAGACCGGCGAGGGTCGTTCGGAGAACAGCCCGTACCTGTACAACCTGCAGTTTCCCGCCAACGGCCGCGTTCCCGACGTCTCCGCGTACCGGGTGCGTGACCACGAACTGGCGAAGGTGAACGCCACCTACGCCGGTACCGGCAGGCAATGGGGCAACCTGCACGTGCTGCCTTCGCCCTACGACAACGAATCCGACCTCGGCGACGCCTGGTTCCTCACCGCGCAGGCCGAGTTGCCCTCGACGCGGGAGGAGTTCTACAGCACCGGGAAGATCCGCTGGCTGAAGCGGCTCTTCGTGGATCGGGTCGCCACCAACGGAACTTGGAGCGATACCCAGGAGACCGCGGCAGGCGTCGAGTACCGTGCCGGGCAACGGTCCAAAGAGGACTGGAACCGCGCGGTCGTCGGCCCGACACTGGCGAAGCTGACCAAGACGGTGCGAGACGGGGACACCGTCAGTCTCCTGCTCCCCCTGCTCGCGGCCGGCGGCGACCACGCCAGCCTGTCGTTTGTGGAGGGCACCACCCGGCTCACGCGGGACGGGAAGGAAATCGGTTCCGTGCCGAGGGTTCCCGGCCACCTCTGGCCGAACAACAGCCCGGTGACCTTCACCGTGCCGCCGGAAGCGGGCGAGTACACGCTGACCATCGACGCGAAACGGCCGGAGGGAACCAACGCCGAACTGTCCGCTAACGTGGTCACGTCGTGGAAGTTCCGCTCACAACGGGCGGAGGGTGAGAAGCCGCTTCCGCTGATGGCACTGAGGGCCGCTCCCTCGCTCGGCCCGGCCAACGACGCTTGGCGCCTGCTGCCGCTCGTCGTGCCGATCGAGGTCCAGCGTTCCGCCGGGATGACGGGCACCATCCGGCAGGTCACCGCGGAGGCCTCCTTCGACGGCGGTAAGAACTGGCACCGGCAGCCCGTCGTCGGGAGTGGCGCGCACCGGCAGGCCTTCGTCGTGGCACCGCTGTTCAGCTCGTCGCCTTTCGTTTCCTTGCGGCTGTCGGCGACGGAGTCGGGCGGCGGTTCGGTGACGCAGACGATCGTCAACGCCTATCGCCTGAGGTAACGCATTAGTGGCTCGTGAGTGGTAAGGACGGTCAGGGCCAAGCGTGTCTTGAGTGCCTGCCGGGTTCTGGCTGTGGTTGTTCGTGGGTGCGGTCCGTGAAGGCCTCCTTCCCTACGCTCAAGGTAGGGAAGGAGGCCTTCACGGACTTGCCTATTCAGCCCGCCCGCCTGCCCAGGACCTCCGTGATCAGCTTCGGCAGGTCGCCGCCGTGCCACGAACTGGGCGAGAACCGCTCCTGCGCGATGCCGTCCCAAAGCTCGGTCTTCTCGCCGTCGTCCAGCGAGACTCCCTGTTCACGGGGAACGAGAGTGCCGATCTCCTGCGCCGCGATGCCTTCCCCCGCAAGGGTTTTCTTGGCGAGTTCGACGTCCTGCGGCCGCACGGCGACCACGAGCGTCCAGTCTCCCCAGGCCTGCGCGAGCTCGAACCGGCCGAGTCCCGACTGCTTGCAGACGTCGACGAGCGCCTCGTCCAGCTGGATGTCCGTCGTGACACGGGCACCGAGGCCGTTCGCGCCGCAGAGGGTGCGTACGGTCGGGAAAAGACCGTCGGACACGTCCATCGCCGCGCGGGCCAGCCCCGCCGTGGCGAGCGTCCTCCCGGCGGTCACCTGCGCCGTCGGGCGGCAGGCGCGTTGCCGGATTTCGGCGACGAGAGACTCGGGAAGCCGCGCCTGCTCTTCGACGAGCAACGCGTACGACCACAGGTAGCCGGGCGAACCGACCAGCAGCAGCCGATCACCGACTTCGGCGCCCGCGCGCCCGAGTCTGCTCCCCGGGACGCACCGGCCGATCGCGGTCGCGGTGAGCTGCCGGACCGGGCCGTCGCGGAGATCGCCGCCGACGACCTTGGTCCCGTGGGTCTCCGTGCACGCGTCCACGCCGTCGAGGAGCCGCCGGAACTCGCCCGCCGTGGTCGTCTTCGGCAGGGTGTAGTTGACGACCAGACCGATCGGGGTGGCACCGGCGGCCGCCAGATCGGACAGGTTGATCGTCGCCAGCAGCCAGCCGGCGTGGTACGGATCCGTTTCGCCCAGGATGGTGACCAGCGGCGTGGGGCAGCTGTCGGTGGTGGCGACCAGCTCGCCGCGAAGCCCTTCCGGAGCGTCGAGGACGGCGCAGTCGTCACCGAAACCGCGGACACCGCCGTAGCGCGGCCGCAGGATGTGTTCCAGGATCTTGTGCTCGCCGAGGTCGCCGAGGCGGACGTGGTCGCCGACGGGCGAGATTTCAGTCACGCCCGACATGATCCGCCAATCGGGACGGGGCCACGGTGTGGTCGCTGGAATAGTTGTACGGCAGCGCGCCGTAGGGCCGGTCGCTGCCGGTGGTGGCGAACAACATGAGATTGCAGATCCGCGTGCCGGGATGCAGGAGTACCGGATGCCGCAGGTGGTTCACGATCTCGAGGGTCAGCACGGCGCCGTTCTCACGGCCGAAACCGGGACTGACCTGACCACAAAGGACGACGCTGATGCCGAGCCGCGCGTAGTCGCTCGTACCGTCGACGAGCCCGGCGAGTTTCTCCGAAAGCCCGATCTTCTCGAGCGTCGGGGCGAGGACGACTTCGCCGGGCTCGACGCACAGCCTGCCTTCGGCGTCGAGTTCCTTCGGCCGGAGTTCCGGATAGGTGCTCCGGTCGGCGATGTCGACGGTTCCGGTCGATTCCAGCGCGAACGCCTCGTCGCCGAGCCGCAGGCTGATCGCGGCGGGGCGGACGAGGTCCGGCGCGAACGGGCTGATCGTGAGTTCCCCGTTCCGGTGCGCGCGTCTGATCGCCTTGTCGGTCAGGATCCCGCGGCGTGGCGCGGGCCGGGTCAAGGGCATGACGCCACCGCTTTCGCGACGGCGCCGACGAGCGTCCGGAAGTCGGTCTCGGTCAGTTCGCCGTTGGGCTGGTCGTCGGTCTCGCCGGGTTCGCAGTAGACGACGGTGGTGCTGGTGCGATGCGGGCCCTGGATCACCACCGTCGCGGTCAAGCCCGCTTCGATCGGCCGGACGGTGTGCACGATCTCGGTGTCGCACGAGTAGACGTCGCCGCGCCGCGCGTTCGGGGTCTTCACCACCTCGAGCCGGGCTTCGCCGTCCGCGAGCAGGGCGGCCGGATTCGCCGGGTCGGCACCGTAGCGGTACCGGTTGTGCACCTTCCCGCCTTCGGTGATCTCGCGGAACTCGGCCATGGACAGGCCTTCTCCGGCGATGATGGTCGAGGCGAATTCCCACCGGTGGCTGTGCGGATTGGACTCGCCGCGCGACGGTTCCGCGGATTCCGGCCACACATGGAGCCGGATCCGGAAATCGGCGGACGCGTGGAGCACCATTTTGGCGAACCCGTTGGGGTGCCAGTAGGACCGCTTCGCCGCGGCGCGGACGGCTTCGTCGTCCTCGAGGATTTCTTCGAGCCATGAAAGGAAAGTGCCGGGGGTGTCCTGGATCCGGTGCGCCACGGCACGCAGCCAAGGCAGGTCCGCTTCTCCCGCGGGAGAAGCGATGAGGGTCGAGGGCGGAGTGTCGATCATGAAGTCGTACCTGGGGTTCCTGGAGGGCTGAGCGGGGGCGCGGCGACGGCGAATGCGGCCGCGCGGAGGGCGGTGACGGCGTCCAGTGTCTGCCAGATGGGTAGGTCCCCGCTTCCCCAGGCCCACAATCCTTGTTCGGCGTCATAGCGCTCCCAGAGGGTTCCGAGCGCCCGGTTGAGCCGGGGAAGTGGCAGGAGCGGGGCGGTGGCGAGTGCTTGGACGACCCAGGCGGCGGTGAAGTGCCGGATGATGATCCGGGTGGTCCCTTCACCGTCGGGGCGGGGCCTTTCGAGATCTTCGGCCACGCCGTCGTCCGAGTGCGACCTGTCGATGAGCCATTGTGTGGCTTCGTCGGCGGCGTCGCGGACGTCGTTGCGATCTTCGCGGCTGCTCAGGACGTCCCGCAGAGCGACGACCGAACGGGCGGTGTGGACCACCGAAGCCTCCGGGGCGACGAGGCCGGCTTCGTTCTTCTCCGGCCACAACCGCGCACCGTCGAAGTCGAGCCGGGCCGCCAGGAGGGCGTCGATCAGCCTGTCGGTCAGCGGGGCGTCCGGCCGCAGCCGGACCGCCGTGTGCAACACGGCGGACAACAGGTACGGACGGGTACGGCTGTACGGGTCGAGTGACCTTTCGAGCTGGTCCAGCCCTTCGTCGGCGGACATGGTGCTGGTGCGGAAGAGGGCGTCCACGACCGACGCGGTGGTCTCCGGTCGTTTGCCGCCCGCTCGACCACGCCAGTCGTGTTCCGCCTGCAGCCGGTAGAGATCTTCGGCGAGCGTATGTAGGTCGATGTAGGGATCGCCTACCACCAGCATCGCGTTGATCCCGTACGCGGTGCTGAGGGCCTTCGGCCCCGTGGTCTTCTGCAGGTTGTGCCGCCAGCCCAGCGGCTTCCCGTCGTCGTCGCGGATCACGTGCGCGGCGAGTCTGGCGCCGACGGTGCGGAAGACCTGCAGCAGCGAACGAGAGGTGTCGACGGCGCCCGCGTCACCGAGGGCGGGCGGGTTGTGGTCTTGGGGTGATCGTGCCTTCTCCACCAGCGTGAACAGCGCGTTCGCGGCGCGGAAGTGGTCGTCGAGCTGGCGGGCGTTGGGCACCGACGGCAGGTACTTGCCGGTCTCCCACTGGGTCAGGTTCGCCCGGGTGACCCCGATGATCCGGGCGGTCTGCGCCTGCGTCTCGCCCGCCGTCTTGCGCAGCCGCCTCAGCTCGACTCCGACGTCCGACGCGGTAACGGTTTCCGCACCAGGACTTACCGGCCGGTCCCCGGCCGATGTAGGCTTCATGTAGGCACTAGACACGGGCTTACCTACCTCGGGTAGGCAATGTAGGGCGGTGACTGAACGTGCACACAACGGCGAGAGTACAGCAAGCGAATCGGACCGCGCTGGCGCGTCGGTCAACGTCGTGTCACAACGTGCGAAAAGCCTCGCCGGGTCCTGTTCTGCCAGGTCCCGGCGTTCGTGACCCACCCGGCGACGAGGGCCGGTACGACCCGGGCAAGACCGGAAAGCGGATGCTGTCAGCCATCTGAATGTGACGCTGCGCATCCGAACCGGCTCGAGCCGTCTGCGGGCCACACGAATGCCGGAGTAGGCGTCGTGTGTGCCGACCCGAGTCCGCGCTTCGCAGCATCGGGGGTGAACCCCATGACCCACCACGAGAACCACACGTCAGCATCCCGAACTTGGTTCGATCGACTACTCGAACGCATCGACAACTGGCTTTTCGCGACCGACGAAGACGCCAGGGCCGCCGCGCGCGGCTGGCAGGTGACCCGTGTGCCGAACAGCAGGCGCCGCGTCTACCGCGATCCTCGCTGGGACACCGTGCGCGCCTGCGCGCCGTGCGGGGGCACGGGGTGGTGGCCCTACGAGGACGCCGTATGCCCGGACTGCGCCGGTGCCGGTGTCATCCGTTCCCTTCCCGCGGCGGCGGCGGCCGCCGAGCAAACCGCCGGACGGACAGGAGGAAGGTCATGAACCGTTGGCAGGAACCCCAGGCGATCGCCGAGCTGGCCAGGGAGGTCACGGTGGTCAGGAGGCCCAACCCGTTCACCGCCCTCTATCACTGGCGGTACGAGATCGGCGCGCTGGTCGTCTTCCCCTACGCGCTGTTCTCCCTGTTCCAGGCGGTCGGCCCGATCTGGGCCGCGGTCGTGTTGTTCGGCGTCGCCAACTGGCTTTTCTACTGGAAGTCGGCGCGACGCTTCGTCCGTGACCGGCTCCGGTCGGTCGTCGTGCAGCACCGGCTGAGGACCGGGTTCGCCCGGGCGCGGGTGTGCACGCTCGACGGCAAGCTGCCGGTGATCCTGTGGACCAAACCGCGGGGTGACGAAGTCGAGGTCACGGTGTTCTGCCCGGCAGGGGTCGGTTATGAGCGCATCGAACAGCGGCGGGCGCTCCTCGCCGCGGCGTGCTTCGCCACCGACGTCCATGTGTACCGCCATCACAAGCGGGCCAACGTGGTGCACCTTTCGGTCTGCACCGCGCGGTTGCGCAAGGACGCGGACGAGGACGAGGTCACGCCCGCGCGACGATATGCCGGGCAGACGGCCGGTGTCGCCATTCCCCTTCCGGGGCACGTCGCAGGAATTCCTCGCGCAGCACGGCGATGAACGCTTCACCGCGCGCGTCCGCCAACGGCCGCATCGGCCCGGACCGGGTGTGCGCGGTGAAGAACGTGTCCGCGTCCGGATGGACCATCGGGAACGACAACGGCTCGTCCCGCTCGAGCACGGCGTCCTCCAGCGCGGCGACGAGCCGGTCTTCCCAGGAGCGATCCCTGGCCGGGACGTGCCCCCGCAGGACGTCGGACAGCACGGTGAACGGTCCGCCCGGTTCGAGGCTGTGCGGCCAGTAGACGACCGAAAGCAGTCCGCCCGGGCGTAGCGCGCCTGCCCAGGACCGGAGCGCGGCGTCGGGTTCGGGGAGTTGCTGCAGGCCGAAGACCGAGACGACGGCCGCTGCCGTGACGTCGAGTGCCGAGGCGTCGCCTTCGACGACGCGCACGAGCGGGTTGCCCGCCGCCCGGCGCCGGGCCAGCGCGGTCATGCCCGCCGACAGGTCGATACCGATGATTTCGCGTCCCGGTAGCCGTTCGGTGAGCAGGTCCAGCTCCGGGAAGGTCCCGCAGCAGGGGACGAGAACGGGGCCGTCGGGCAGGTCCGGGGGGAGGGCCCGCACCGCGGCGGCGACCCACGGCGCGAACCGCGGGACGTAGTAGGCCTCGTATCCCTCGGCGGCCGCGTCCCATCCCCTGGCGAGGTCTCCGGCGGTCAGGACGCGACCCGCAAGGCCTCGTCGGGAACCGGTGCGACCACCCGGGGCGGGATGAGCAGCGACGCCAGCGCGATCAGCCCGGTCAGCGCCATCGCGCGTTCGACCAGCCCCAGCGGGATCGCCTGCCACCACGGCCTGCCGCCGTTCATCGAGACCACGATCGCCCCGAGGATCACGCCGAACCAGGCCAGCGCCGCCACCGCGAGCACCCGCGTCACCGCGCGGCGCGCGGGGGAGGACGGGAAGACGGCCTTGGCGGCGAACCACACGGCCAGGGGCAGGCAGACGAAGGCCACGACGCTCGCGATCCGGTGCACCGTCCCGCCGGCGCTCGGCCCGATCGCCCAGTTGTTCTTGGGGAACGCCACGATCACCACCAGGCTCAGCGTCCAGAGCGCGCAGAAGACCGACGCCGCGGACAGCGCGGGAAGATGCTTGCGGCGGATCAGCGCGCCGAAGCCGATCGCCGAACCGAACGCGACCAGCAGGACCGCGACATCGAAGATCCACTTGTTCTCGCTCAGCGCGTATTCGCTGATGGTGCGGCGGACCGGGCTGATGCCGCTGGTGGCAGGCAGGACCTGCAGCAGCAGGATCAGCAGCGCACCACCGGCGACCGAGACCACGGCGGCCAGCAGGGCCAGCGGGGATCTGGCGGTGACCTGGGACGTCGTCATGGTTGAAAGGTAACCACCCAACCTGAAGGTTTTCTTAGGCCGACCTGTCGGAATCGACAGGAAAGTCCCATTCTCCGGCGCACGCGGTGGTGATCGTTCCGGCACGGTCGGTGAGATCGTTGGGCCGAAAGGGGTGCAGGCGACTTGTGGCGGGTCCCTCGGGTGGGGTCTCGGGTCTAGGGTCTCGCTACCGGTGACCTCACCCGGTCACCGGACTGTCCAAGGAGGTCAGTCTGTGGGGTATTCACCAAACCGGCGAAGAGCGGGATGGACGGCGGCGACACTGGTGCTCGCCGGCACGTTCGTGGCACTTCCGTCGGCCACGACGGCGGTGGCCGCGGACAACGTGGTGCGAGCCAATCAGGCCGTGGCGCGTTCCTGTTTCGCCGCGCTCCAGAAGCCGGGCGCGTCCGGCACCGATCGCCGGGAGTTCACGTCCACAGTAGACGGTCTGCTGCAGGCGCGCCTCGCGCCGCGCGGCGGCAACGAGGGTGACTGGGACCTCGCCGTCTTCGACAAGGCCACCGGCGCCGTGGTCGCCGCGTCCGCCGCGTTGCGCAGCCACGAGCTCGCCGAAGGCTTCGTGAAGAAGGACCAGAAACTGGTCGTGCAGACCTGCCGGTACGACGGGCAGACGCGCGACGCGGTCCTGGGGGTCGACTTCCTCGCGCTCACACCGCAGGGGACACCGACCGGCGTCGCGCCCGCGCCGCAGCGCGCCGAACTGGTCCGGGTCGAGACCCCGGCCAAGCAGGACAAGGACAAGCTGCTCCGGCTCGGCCTGGACGTCACCGAGAAGGCCGACGCCACCGGTGTCGAGGTCGTTCTCGCCGACGACGCCGATCGGAAGACGCTGGCCGACAACGGCTTCAAGTCGAAGGTGGTCGACGCCGACCTTTCGGCCCGGTCGATCCAGAACGCCAAGACCGACCGCGAGTACGCCGCGAAGACGCCCGGCTCCACGCTGCCGTCCGGGCGCACGAGCTACCGGCACCTCTACGACTACCAGTTCGAGGTCAAGGAACTGGCCCGCAAGAACCCCAAGCTCGTCACGGCGTTCACGCTGCCGCAGCCGACCTGGGAAGGCCGCGACGTCATCGGCCTGGAGATCGCCACCGACGTCAAGAACATCGCGGACGGCAAACCCGTCAACTTCACCATGGGCGTGCACCACGCCCGGGAGTGGCCCGCGGGCGAGCACGCGATGGAATGGGCGCACGAACTGGTCAAGGGCTACACCGGCAACAACGCCGAAGTCCGCGGTCTGGTCGGCCGGACCCGCAACATCATCGTGCCGATCGTCAACGCCGACGGCTTCGAAATCTCCCGTGAAGCCGAGCCCAAGGGCGACTTCTCGCGCTTCGACTACGAGATGAAGCGCAAGAACTGCAACGTCAACGACTCGCCCAAGGAGTTCGCGACCGGCGTCTGCAAGGCGAACCCCGGCGGCCGTGAACGCGGCACCGACCCGAACCGCAACTACGCGGGCTTCTGGGGCGGCGCCGGCGCGTCGACCGTGTGGCGCAACGACACCTTCCGCGGCTCCGGCCCGTTCTCCGAGCCGGAGACGCAGAACATCCGCTCGATCGTGTCCAACCGCCAGGTGACCAACCTGATCACGCTGCACACCTTCTCCAACCTGGTGCTGCGTGTCCCGGGTGTCGCCGCCGTCCGCCCGCCGCTCGACGAGCCGGCGTACAAGGCTCTCGGCGACAAGATGGCCTCGCGCAACGGGTACACCAGCCAGCCGTCGTGGGCGCTCTACGACACGACCGGCTCGACCGAGGACTGGTCGTACTGGGCCACCGGTGGCTGGGGCTTCACCTTCGAGATCGGCAACACCGAGTTCCACCCGCCGTTCCAGGCCGGTGTCGTCGCCGAGTACACCGGCGTCGCCCCCGCCGCGGGCGCGGGCAAGGGTGGCAACCGCGGTGCCTTCATCGACATGCTG contains these protein-coding regions:
- a CDS encoding thiamine-phosphate kinase → MSGVTEISPVGDHVRLGDLGEHKILEHILRPRYGGVRGFGDDCAVLDAPEGLRGELVATTDSCPTPLVTILGETDPYHAGWLLATINLSDLAAAGATPIGLVVNYTLPKTTTAGEFRRLLDGVDACTETHGTKVVGGDLRDGPVRQLTATAIGRCVPGSRLGRAGAEVGDRLLLVGSPGYLWSYALLVEEQARLPESLVAEIRQRACRPTAQVTAGRTLATAGLARAAMDVSDGLFPTVRTLCGANGLGARVTTDIQLDEALVDVCKQSGLGRFELAQAWGDWTLVVAVRPQDVELAKKTLAGEGIAAQEIGTLVPREQGVSLDDGEKTELWDGIAQERFSPSSWHGGDLPKLITEVLGRRAG
- a CDS encoding methyltransferase domain-containing protein; this translates as MRALPPDLPDGPVLVPCCGTFPELDLLTERLPGREIIGIDLSAGMTALARRRAAGNPLVRVVEGDASALDVTAAAVVSVFGLQQLPEPDAALRSWAGALRPGGLLSVVYWPHSLEPGGPFTVLSDVLRGHVPARDRSWEDRLVAALEDAVLERDEPLSFPMVHPDADTFFTAHTRSGPMRPLADARGEAFIAVLREEFLRRAPEGEWRHRPSARHIVARA
- a CDS encoding DUF998 domain-containing protein → MTTSQVTARSPLALLAAVVSVAGGALLILLLQVLPATSGISPVRRTISEYALSENKWIFDVAVLLVAFGSAIGFGALIRRKHLPALSAASVFCALWTLSLVVIVAFPKNNWAIGPSAGGTVHRIASVVAFVCLPLAVWFAAKAVFPSSPARRAVTRVLAVAALAWFGVILGAIVVSMNGGRPWWQAIPLGLVERAMALTGLIALASLLIPPRVVAPVPDEALRVAS
- a CDS encoding helix-turn-helix domain-containing protein — translated: MKPTSAGDRPVSPGAETVTASDVGVELRRLRKTAGETQAQTARIIGVTRANLTQWETGKYLPSVPNARQLDDHFRAANALFTLVEKARSPQDHNPPALGDAGAVDTSRSLLQVFRTVGARLAAHVIRDDDGKPLGWRHNLQKTTGPKALSTAYGINAMLVVGDPYIDLHTLAEDLYRLQAEHDWRGRAGGKRPETTASVVDALFRTSTMSADEGLDQLERSLDPYSRTRPYLLSAVLHTAVRLRPDAPLTDRLIDALLAARLDFDGARLWPEKNEAGLVAPEASVVHTARSVVALRDVLSSREDRNDVRDAADEATQWLIDRSHSDDGVAEDLERPRPDGEGTTRIIIRHFTAAWVVQALATAPLLPLPRLNRALGTLWERYDAEQGLWAWGSGDLPIWQTLDAVTALRAAAFAVAAPPLSPPGTPGTTS
- the fabG gene encoding 3-oxoacyl-ACP reductase FabG produces the protein MTEHPSRVAIVTGAGRGIGSAVAKRLASDGFAVGLLDLDEAGVKQGAEAIVAEGGKAVGVALDVNDAAQVEAAVTRVAEELGAPTVLINNAGITRDNLLFKMTEQDWDSVLGVHLKGSFLMTREVQKYQTQEKWGRIVNLSSTSALGNRGQVNYSAAKAGMQGFTKTLAIELGKFNVTANAIAPGFIATDMTAATAERIGMSFEDFKAAAASQIPVQRVGTPDDIANLASFLVSEGAGFISGQVIYVAGGPKD
- a CDS encoding S8 family peptidase — translated: MRRRAHVLAGLLLVTVLGVTSAQVAQAAPGQPPPENAATPGPRTLTLITGDRITVRERQGEAPTLSVQPGPGRERMGFQRTQDKNGWSVFPADALPLVAKGVLDERLFRVDRLLADGYDDSARPTLPLIVQQDGAVSGAGATTVRRLDSVGATAFAQPKDRAGEFWATLTGPRAASVRKVWLDRKVKANLDRSVPQIGAPEAWRSGFTGKDVKVAVLDTGIDAHHPDLAGKVVAAKDFSGGEDPTDRHGHGTHVASTILGSGSASAGRLKGVAPDAGLLAAKVLGDDGSGGWSEIISGMEWAVAQGAKVINLSLGGDDDEGVDPLEAAVNRLTKDNGVLFVIAAGNDGDRGAGTVGSPGSADEALTVGAVDRADALASFSGKGPRRGDNAVKPEITAPGVGIVAAKAGGDYQPMSGTSMATPHVAGAAALLVQQHPDWRPEQIKAGLTGSAKPAEGLTVFQQGAGRTDVAKAVEQRVNTDVTTVAFGTVPVDDPKPRTREITYRNSGEQPVELDLRLDVRDENGKPAVDGLFTVDRPKVTVPAGGTATAAITVNPGQKPRAAYGGTLLATSADVTVRSLIGADLQREVFSADVKLFDRKGDKANGIVFVTNLDSGEAKVLSAEGGGGPIRLPQGRYLFVSEISETTGTSLVTEPGFVLDRDREVVLDGRLAKPVTVRTDREGASSNGQIIAFSERVAGRGSASYSWYQPRLFHDEQYAYVAPTRTVVADFDFLVTTMLSKQTGEGRSENSPYLYNLQFPANGRVPDVSAYRVRDHELAKVNATYAGTGRQWGNLHVLPSPYDNESDLGDAWFLTAQAELPSTREEFYSTGKIRWLKRLFVDRVATNGTWSDTQETAAGVEYRAGQRSKEDWNRAVVGPTLAKLTKTVRDGDTVSLLLPLLAAGGDHASLSFVEGTTRLTRDGKEIGSVPRVPGHLWPNNSPVTFTVPPEAGEYTLTIDAKRPEGTNAELSANVVTSWKFRSQRAEGEKPLPLMALRAAPSLGPANDAWRLLPLVVPIEVQRSAGMTGTIRQVTAEASFDGGKNWHRQPVVGSGAHRQAFVVAPLFSSSPFVSLRLSATESGGGSVTQTIVNAYRLR
- the dcd gene encoding dCTP deaminase encodes the protein MPLTRPAPRRGILTDKAIRRAHRNGELTISPFAPDLVRPAAISLRLGDEAFALESTGTVDIADRSTYPELRPKELDAEGRLCVEPGEVVLAPTLEKIGLSEKLAGLVDGTSDYARLGISVVLCGQVSPGFGRENGAVLTLEIVNHLRHPVLLHPGTRICNLMLFATTGSDRPYGALPYNYSSDHTVAPSRLADHVGRD